One window of the Runella slithyformis DSM 19594 genome contains the following:
- a CDS encoding heparinase II/III domain-containing protein has translation MLKPFTFSVVLLFVGTLTGLAQVTQRNILGNKYTLEAVKQALVPRNQFNPYPKTPAEWKAALPDSVIAHTLKAGEDVLNYKFEPISATLSLDFVRSGDRERHSKISFGKRNALIDLVLAESIEDKGRFTEAILNGIWSICEESFWGVPAHIIGTGLPNVEDNIVDLFAAETAAVLAFADYFTGEKLDRINKLIRRRIYHETNQRLFIPMLKNPDRYGWMSKKTAVNNWNPWIMSNWMTATLLLEKDEARRAESLHAAMLGLDLYLNGLGEDGGCDEGPSYWFAAGACVFDGLELLDEATQGKVTIYNEPLIQKMASYVYKTHIANDYFVNFADADPKLKPDGIMLYRFGQKINDPQLKQFGKWAVEKYPTAVSNNGFHRMRKIQNLLTVKSIDPTKNTYEPVRNAYFNDIQVLTARADNGFYLATHGGHNAESHNHNDVGDFLLYANGEPVIIDAGRGNYTARTFSSKRYELWFTQSQYHNLPMINGLGQIAGRSYEATNVKITVNDKESSLNMNIAPSYDKAAGITVWNRTVKLNRAKNTVEINDDYALNQKPNSLQQVFMTVCDIDITMPGKVIFKTWKGQSVTLQYDPKLWSISTDLPSTEGMEYVSFKTKWDNHPVQRIILTNKALTQKGKYGFTIGMN, from the coding sequence ATGCTTAAGCCATTCACCTTTTCGGTCGTCCTGCTTTTTGTCGGGACCCTTACCGGCCTTGCCCAAGTGACTCAGCGCAATATTTTGGGAAATAAGTATACGTTAGAAGCGGTCAAACAGGCATTGGTGCCCCGAAATCAATTCAATCCTTACCCCAAAACCCCCGCAGAATGGAAAGCAGCCCTCCCCGACTCCGTCATTGCGCACACCCTGAAAGCCGGCGAAGACGTACTGAATTACAAATTTGAGCCCATCTCGGCCACCCTTTCGCTTGATTTTGTACGCTCCGGCGACCGCGAACGTCACAGCAAGATCTCCTTCGGCAAACGGAATGCGCTGATCGACTTGGTTCTGGCCGAAAGCATTGAAGACAAAGGCCGTTTCACCGAAGCCATTCTCAACGGCATTTGGTCCATTTGTGAAGAAAGCTTCTGGGGGGTTCCCGCCCACATCATCGGCACAGGCCTGCCCAATGTGGAAGACAACATCGTAGACCTTTTTGCGGCCGAAACCGCCGCCGTGCTGGCCTTTGCCGATTATTTTACGGGAGAAAAACTCGACAGGATCAATAAACTCATTCGCCGGCGAATCTATCACGAAACCAACCAACGCCTGTTTATCCCGATGCTCAAAAACCCGGACCGTTACGGGTGGATGAGCAAAAAAACCGCGGTCAACAACTGGAATCCGTGGATCATGTCCAACTGGATGACGGCCACGCTCCTGCTCGAAAAAGACGAAGCCCGCCGCGCCGAATCACTGCACGCGGCCATGCTGGGGCTGGACCTGTACCTCAACGGACTGGGGGAAGACGGCGGTTGCGACGAAGGGCCGAGCTATTGGTTTGCGGCGGGGGCCTGCGTATTTGACGGCCTTGAGCTGCTCGACGAAGCCACTCAGGGCAAAGTGACCATCTACAACGAGCCGCTGATTCAGAAGATGGCTTCGTACGTGTATAAAACCCACATTGCCAACGACTACTTTGTCAACTTTGCCGATGCTGACCCCAAACTCAAACCCGACGGTATTATGCTGTACCGTTTCGGACAAAAGATCAACGACCCGCAATTGAAACAATTCGGCAAATGGGCCGTCGAAAAATACCCCACAGCCGTTTCCAATAACGGTTTTCACCGGATGCGCAAAATCCAAAACCTGCTGACCGTCAAAAGCATTGATCCGACCAAAAACACCTATGAACCCGTCAGAAATGCCTATTTCAACGACATTCAGGTATTGACCGCCCGCGCCGACAATGGTTTTTACCTGGCCACCCACGGAGGGCACAATGCCGAAAGTCACAACCACAACGACGTGGGCGATTTTCTGCTGTACGCCAACGGTGAGCCGGTCATCATTGATGCCGGACGCGGAAATTATACGGCACGAACGTTCTCTTCCAAACGCTATGAGCTGTGGTTTACGCAATCGCAGTACCATAATTTACCCATGATCAACGGACTGGGGCAAATCGCAGGACGAAGCTACGAGGCGACCAACGTAAAAATTACCGTCAATGACAAAGAATCTTCACTGAACATGAACATTGCCCCAAGCTATGATAAAGCGGCGGGCATCACAGTCTGGAACCGTACCGTGAAACTGAACCGAGCCAAAAATACGGTGGAGATCAACGACGACTACGCGCTGAATCAAAAGCCCAATTCGTTGCAGCAAGTCTTCATGACCGTTTGCGACATTGACATCACCATGCCCGGGAAGGTAATTTTCAAAACGTGGAAAGGCCAAAGCGTTACGCTGCAATACGACCCCAAGCTCTGGAGCATTTCCACCGATCTGCCTTCCACCGAAGGCATGGAATACGTCAGTTTTAAAACCAAATGGGACAACCACCCCGTGCAGCGCATCATCCTGACTAACAAGGCATTGACTCAAAAAGGGAAGTACGGATTTACGATCGGAATGAATTAA
- a CDS encoding PVC-type heme-binding CxxCH protein: MHLNKQAKIQLSASLGVAFLVVSCMKMPRSSQPVMIRENAAKALANAKEIREKTAIKLADGLQMSLWASDSLAPDPVAMSIDDKGRVYLNRTNRQKNSEFDIRGHRDWMTESIGLQTVEDRRAFLRKTFAPERSAENVWLQDLNEDGSHDWKDLAVEKDEIWRLEDTDNDGIADVSLRILEDFYEEITDVAGGMLVRAKDIFVGIAPDLWRLEDRNGDGIIDKKTSISHGYGVHIGFSGHGMSGVTEGPDGRIYWNIGDIGANITAPDGKKHEHPNSGIIARSNPDGSDFEVFAHGLRNTHEFVFDEYGNLISSDNDGDHPGESERLVHVVQGSDAGWRSNWQYGKYTDPKNNKYKVWMDEKLFKPRWDGQAAYIIPPIMNYHNGPTGMAYNPGTALGSDWKKKFFLVEFVGTPTRSHIWSFGLKPKGASFDLDGEKDIVSGILPTGIKFGPDGALYVADWINGWGTKNYGRVWKLDVTNDKNDLAAVRQETKRLIQLDYPSQNEEMLYSLLSNADMRIRQKAQFELVNRGKKGVPMLTKAIDQTQHQLARIHGIWGVGQLSRIDKANASLLMPLLKDKDPEIITQAAKMLGDARIATAGNDLIPLLKNTNPRVRFYAAEALGRIAYADAVTPLIEMIAANNDEDVYLRHAGVLALSRIGKAEPIIALANHPSKALRTAAVLVMRRMKNDNIALFLNDKDEYIVAEAARGINDDLSIPAALPALAAKLQDKSITSDVILRRAINAALRVGTDKELDMLVSFATRTDIKDDVKAEALATLGTWANPSVLDRVDGRYRGKIERDPAGVRAKVTPHIANFLKEKNAESLIAVAGLLADLKITSANAQLVELYDATTDPKVKVAILPALNQLSYAQMDALIKKGMDDKDESVRTMALGLLDNKNMTKETLPVIVNSIFTKGTVREQQKMLEVLGKMDADKTQVILDGLIDQLKDKKLSPNLSLELKEAVDASGVATLKTKMASLKPGASTLDEYAETLYGGNRFQGRNIFNTNSTAQCVRCHAVGGTGGAVGPSLTRIGDELTREQLLQALIEPSARIAPGFGSVSVTLKDGQVVNGTLAKETAEALTINTSDAEPLVIPVARITKRENMPSGMPPMGSLLSKREIRDVIEYLANLKK, from the coding sequence ATGCATCTAAATAAACAGGCTAAGATTCAGCTCTCGGCATCGCTCGGGGTGGCCTTTTTGGTGGTTTCGTGCATGAAAATGCCGCGCAGCAGCCAACCCGTGATGATCCGGGAAAACGCCGCCAAAGCGCTGGCCAATGCCAAAGAAATTCGCGAAAAAACGGCCATTAAGTTGGCAGACGGGCTTCAAATGAGCCTTTGGGCGTCGGATTCGCTGGCTCCGGACCCCGTGGCCATGTCAATCGACGATAAAGGCCGGGTGTACCTTAACCGCACCAACCGACAAAAAAACTCGGAGTTTGACATTCGCGGGCACCGCGACTGGATGACCGAATCCATCGGCCTCCAAACCGTGGAAGACCGTCGGGCATTTTTGCGAAAAACCTTTGCTCCGGAGCGCTCGGCGGAAAATGTCTGGTTGCAGGATCTCAATGAGGATGGCTCACATGACTGGAAGGATCTGGCCGTGGAAAAAGACGAAATCTGGCGCTTGGAAGATACCGATAACGACGGCATCGCCGATGTATCGCTGCGTATTCTGGAAGATTTTTACGAAGAAATAACCGACGTTGCCGGGGGAATGCTCGTCCGTGCTAAGGATATTTTTGTGGGTATTGCCCCCGATCTGTGGCGTCTGGAAGACCGCAACGGCGACGGCATTATTGACAAAAAGACCTCCATCAGCCATGGCTACGGCGTACACATCGGGTTCAGCGGCCACGGTATGTCGGGCGTAACGGAAGGCCCTGACGGGCGTATTTACTGGAACATCGGCGACATTGGGGCCAACATCACAGCCCCCGATGGCAAAAAACACGAACACCCCAACTCGGGCATCATTGCGCGCTCCAATCCCGACGGCAGCGATTTTGAGGTCTTTGCCCACGGTCTGCGCAATACCCACGAGTTTGTGTTTGACGAATACGGCAACCTCATCTCGTCTGACAACGACGGCGACCACCCCGGCGAAAGCGAGCGGTTGGTGCACGTGGTGCAGGGCTCGGATGCGGGCTGGCGCTCCAACTGGCAGTACGGAAAATACACCGACCCCAAAAACAATAAATACAAGGTGTGGATGGACGAGAAACTGTTCAAGCCCCGTTGGGACGGACAGGCGGCCTACATCATTCCGCCCATCATGAATTACCACAACGGTCCTACGGGTATGGCCTACAATCCCGGAACAGCGTTGGGCTCCGATTGGAAAAAGAAGTTTTTCTTAGTGGAATTTGTCGGTACGCCTACGCGCTCGCACATCTGGTCGTTTGGCCTTAAACCCAAAGGCGCGTCGTTTGACTTAGACGGTGAAAAAGATATCGTAAGTGGCATCCTGCCCACGGGAATCAAATTCGGCCCCGACGGGGCCCTGTACGTTGCCGACTGGATCAACGGCTGGGGCACCAAAAACTACGGCCGCGTGTGGAAACTGGATGTGACCAATGATAAGAATGACCTGGCGGCGGTGCGTCAGGAAACCAAACGCCTGATCCAATTGGATTATCCTTCACAAAACGAGGAGATGCTGTATTCGCTGTTGTCCAATGCCGACATGCGGATTCGTCAGAAAGCGCAGTTTGAACTGGTGAACCGGGGCAAAAAAGGAGTACCGATGTTGACCAAAGCCATTGACCAAACCCAACATCAATTGGCACGTATCCACGGCATCTGGGGAGTGGGTCAATTGAGCCGCATCGACAAAGCCAATGCTTCGCTGCTGATGCCGTTGTTGAAAGACAAAGACCCGGAAATCATTACGCAGGCCGCCAAGATGCTCGGCGATGCCCGCATCGCTACGGCAGGCAATGACCTGATTCCGTTGTTGAAAAACACCAATCCGCGCGTTCGTTTTTACGCGGCCGAAGCCTTGGGCCGAATCGCCTACGCCGATGCCGTAACGCCGCTGATCGAGATGATTGCGGCCAACAACGACGAAGACGTGTACCTCCGTCACGCGGGCGTATTGGCGTTGTCGAGAATCGGAAAAGCCGAGCCTATCATTGCGCTCGCCAACCATCCGAGCAAAGCCCTGCGCACGGCGGCAGTGTTGGTAATGAGACGGATGAAAAATGATAACATCGCGTTGTTTCTCAATGACAAAGACGAATACATCGTGGCCGAAGCGGCACGCGGCATCAACGACGACCTCTCGATTCCGGCGGCATTGCCTGCCTTGGCGGCGAAATTGCAGGACAAAAGCATTACGTCGGACGTGATCCTGCGCCGGGCCATCAACGCCGCGCTGCGCGTGGGTACCGATAAAGAGTTGGATATGCTGGTGTCCTTTGCCACCCGCACCGACATCAAGGATGACGTGAAAGCGGAGGCCCTGGCGACCTTGGGTACGTGGGCGAATCCGTCGGTGCTCGATCGCGTGGATGGCCGCTACCGGGGCAAGATCGAACGCGACCCTGCGGGCGTACGGGCCAAAGTGACGCCGCACATCGCTAATTTCCTGAAAGAGAAAAACGCCGAATCGCTCATCGCGGTGGCCGGTTTGCTGGCTGATCTGAAGATCACGAGCGCCAACGCGCAATTGGTCGAACTCTACGACGCTACGACCGACCCCAAAGTAAAGGTGGCAATCCTGCCTGCGCTCAATCAGTTGAGTTACGCCCAAATGGACGCCCTTATCAAAAAAGGCATGGACGACAAAGACGAAAGCGTACGTACGATGGCGCTGGGACTGTTGGACAACAAGAACATGACCAAAGAAACCCTCCCCGTGATCGTGAATTCGATCTTTACCAAAGGAACGGTGCGCGAGCAGCAAAAGATGCTGGAAGTACTGGGCAAAATGGACGCCGACAAAACGCAGGTGATCCTCGATGGCCTGATCGACCAATTGAAGGACAAGAAACTCTCACCCAACCTCTCACTGGAATTGAAGGAAGCCGTGGACGCCTCGGGCGTGGCGACCTTAAAAACCAAAATGGCCTCCCTCAAACCGGGCGCTTCGACCTTAGATGAATACGCCGAAACCCTCTACGGCGGCAACCGTTTCCAGGGACGTAACATCTTTAATACCAACTCTACCGCCCAATGCGTGCGCTGTCACGCGGTAGGCGGCACGGGTGGTGCGGTGGGCCCTTCATTGACCCGCATTGGTGACGAGCTGACGCGTGAGCAATTGTTACAGGCGCTTATTGAGCCGAGCGCGCGCATCGCGCCGGGCTTCGGTTCGGTGTCTGTCACGCTCAAAGACGGACAGGTCGTGAACGGGACGTTGGCGAAAGAAACCGCCGAAGCCCTGACCATCAACACCTCCGACGCCGAGCCGTTGGTGATTCCCGTAGCCCGCATCACCAAACGCGAAAATATGCCCTCGGGCATGCCGCCGATGGGCTCGCTGCTCTCCAAACGTGAAATCCGCGATGTGATCGAGTACTTGGCGAATCTGAAGAAATAG